A stretch of Fulvia fulva chromosome 4, complete sequence DNA encodes these proteins:
- a CDS encoding Purine-cytosine permease fcyB, translating into MSATAGNGGDNRYQAGYDASGTGGLLGAILIYHLGTFGKFCLVILALSIIANNCPNIYSVALTVQVLSRYTLMVPRFIWTAIGTGVYIAIAIPGYSHFETVLENFMNFIGYWLAIYEGISLTDHFVFKRGFGGYQPEHYDQPDKLPPGIAAVAAFCGGVAGMVTGMSQSWFVGPIALHAGKAPLGGDVGFELEFAFAATSYLVFRPIELKYFGR; encoded by the coding sequence ATGAGCGCAACAGCCGGCAACGGCGGTGACAACCGCTACCAAGCCGGCTACGACGCCTCCGGCACGGGAGGACTCCTCGGCGCCATCCTAATCTACCACCTTGGCACGTTCGGCAAGTTCTGCCTGGTGATCCTCGCACTCAGCATCATCGCCAACAACTGCCCGAACATCTACTCAGTCGCATTGACCGTCCAAGTCCTCTCCCGCTACACGTTGATGGTACCACGCTTCATCTGGACCGCCATCGGCACTGGTGTGTACATCGCCATCGCCATCCCAGGCTACTCCCATTTTGAAACTGTCCTGGAGAACTTCATGAACTTCATCGGCTACTGGCTCGCCATCTACGAAGGCATCTCACTGACAGATCACTTTGTCTTCAAGCGTGGCTTCGGCGGCTACCAGCCTGAGCACTACGATCAGCCGGATAAGCTACCACCAGGCATCGCTGCTGTTGCGGCGTTTTGCGGTGGCGTGGCTGGAATGGTGACTGGCATGTCGCAGTCGTGGTTTGTGGGGCCTATTGCGCTGCATGCGGGTAAGGCGCCGCTTGGAGGTGATGTGGGGTTTGAGCTTGAGTTCGCGTTTGCTGCTACGTCTTATCTGGTCTTTAGACCGATTGAGTTGAAGTATTTTGGGAGGTAG